In one window of Macadamia integrifolia cultivar HAES 741 chromosome 2, SCU_Mint_v3, whole genome shotgun sequence DNA:
- the LOC122063062 gene encoding dolichyl-diphosphooligosaccharide--protein glycosyltransferase subunit STT3A, whose translation MEVPENGKNGSLRHAFGNVFCFFILLLIGILAFSIRLFSVIKYESVIHEFDPYFNYRVTQYLTKMGIYEFWNWFDDRTWYPLGRVIGGTVYPGLTLTAGSIWRLLNSLNIPLSVETVCVFTAPIFSANAAWATYLLTKEVKGTGAGLTAAALLAMVPSYISRSVAGSYDNEAVAIFALIFTFYLYVKTLNTGSLFYATLNALSYFYMVCSWGGYTFIINLIPMHVLLCIVTGRYSPRLYIAYAPLVVLGTLLAALVPVVGFNAVMTSEHFASFLVFIIIHVVAFVYYIKGLLSQKMFKVAVALVLSVGMVVCCAVVAVLVALVASSPTMGWSGRSLSLLDPTYASKYIPIIASVSEHQPPTWPSYFMDINVLAFLVPAGIIACFLPLSDASSFMVLYIVTSVYFSGVMVRLMLVLAPAACMMSGIALSEAFDVLTRSIKFQLPGESGNSQFGAGDTSSRTDVTQSDVAKTEKQPPTDSTDDTIKERTSKRKKKKEKEHVEKASVKSQIQKRLLVLPFESSFFGILLLVILGAVYVIHCVWAAAEAYSAPSIVLTSYSHDGLHVFDDFREAYAWLSHNTEVDDKVASWWDYGYQTTAMANRTVIVDNNTWNNTHIATVGTAMSSPEKAAWEIFNSLDVKYVLVVFGGLVGYPSDDINKFLWMVRIGGGVFPHIKEPDYLRDGQYRIDSQATPTMLNCLMYKLAYYRFVETDGKGFDRVRRTEIGKKHFKLTHFEEVFTTHHWMVRIYKLKPPKNRIRGKAKKSKSSSKGSTPTSLKRSGRRKRNPWH comes from the exons ATGGAGGTACCGGAGAATGGGAAAAATGGGAGTCTCAGACATGCCTTCGGAAACgttttctgcttcttcatcctACTCCTAATTGGAATTCTCGCCTTCTCGATCCGCCTTTTCTCT GTCATCAAGTACGAGAGTGTTATACACGAGTTCGATCCTTACTTCAATTACAGAGTTACTCAG TATCTTACAAAGATGGGAATATATGAATTCTGGAATTGGTTTGATGATCGGACCTG GTATCCTCTGGGTCGTGTGATTGGTGGAACTGTTTATCCTGGATTGACTTTGACAGCAGGTTCCATCTGGCG GTTGTTGAATTCGTTGAACATTCCTCTGTCAGTAGAAACTGTCTGTGTGTTTACTGCTCCCATATTTTCAGCCAATGCCGCTTGGGCAACCTACCTTTTGACAAAG GAAGTTAAGGGTACTGGTGCAGGATTAACAGCTGCAGCTCTTTTGGCTATG GTTCCATCCTATATATCTCGATCTGTGGCTGGCAGCTACGATAATGAAGCTGTTGCTATATTTGCTTTGATCTTCACTTTCTATCTTTATGTGAAG ACTTTGAACACGGGATCTCTCTTCTATGCCACTTTAAATGCTTTATCATACTTTTACATG GTATGCTCATGGGGTGGTTATACCTTCATCATCAATCTTATTCCCATGCACGTGCTTCTGTGCATTGTGACTGGCCGCTACTCTCCTAGGCTGTACATTGCCTATGCACCTCTT GTTGTCCTAGGTACATTGTTAGCCGCATTGGTTCCTGTTGTTGGTTTTAATGCGGTCATGACATCTGAACATTTTGCATCCTTTCTG GTATTCATCATTATTCATGTGGTTGCTTTTGTATATTACATTAAAGGGCTTCTCTCCCAAAAAATGTTTAAAGTGGCTGTTGCTCTTGTCCTGTCTGTTGGCAT GGTAGTATGTTGTGCTGTGGTAGCAGTTCTTGTAGCACTGGTAGCATCCAGCCCAACAATGGGATGGAGTGGGCGTAGTTTGAGTCTTCTTGATCC AACTTATGCAAGCAAGTACATACCCATTATTGCTAGTGTAAGCGAACATCAACCGCCAACCTGGCCATCatattttatggacatcaatgTTTTGGCTTTCTTGGTTCCAGCTGGCATCATT GCATGCTTCTTACCCTTGTCTGATGCGAGCTCCTTTATGGTTCTTTATATTGTTACTTCAGTATATTTTTCTGGAGTCATG GTGCGTCTCATGCTTGTTCTGGCTCCAGCGGCATGTATGATGTCTGGAATTGCTCTTTCTGAAGCTTTTGATGTTTTGACACGATCAATCAAGTTTCAGTTGCCTGGAGAATCTGGAAACTCGCAATTTGGT GCAGGGGATACCAGTTCTAGAACTGATGTTACTCAAAGTGATGTGGCAAAGACTGAAAAACAACCACCCACCGATAGCACTGACGACACTATAAAggaaagaacctcaaaaaggaagaagaagaaggaaaaggaacatGTGGAGAAAGCTTCTGTGAAGTCTCAAATCCAAAAGAGGCTTTTGGTTTTACCGTTTGAGTCATCTTTTTTTGGCATTCTCTTACTTGTTATACTGGGCGCCGTTTATGTG ATTCACTGTGTATGGGCAGCGGCGGAAGCTTATTCAGCTCCTTCAATTGTTCTGACATCTTACTCGCATGATGGTCTTcatgtttttgatgattttcgTGAGGCTTATGCATGGTTAAGCCACAATACCGAAGTGGATGATAAG GTTGCATCTTGGTGGGACTATGGTTACCAAACAACTGCTATGGCTAATCGTACGGTCATTGTTGATAACAATACCTGGAACAACACACATATTGCAACAGTTGGTACTGCCATGTCTTCTCCAGAGAAGGCTGCCTGGGAGATTTTTAACTCTTTGGATGTAAAATATGTTCTTGTTGTCTTTGGAG GTCTTGTAGGCTACCCCAGTGATGATATCAATAAGTTTTTGTGGATGGTTCGTATTGGAGGTGGTGTTTTCCCCCACATAAAGGAACCCGATTATCTG AGAGATGGTCAGTACCGGATCGATTCTCAGGCCACTCCAACCATGTTAAATTGTCTCATGTACAAACTCGCGTATTATAG ATTTGTGGAGACAGATGGCAAAGGGTTTGACAGGGTAAGGAGGACTGAAATTGGAAAGAAGCATTTCAAACTTACACATTTTGAGGAG GTATTCACAACACATCATTGGATGGTGAGGATCTACAAATTAAAACCTCCAAAGAATAGGATCAGAGGAAAGGCAAAGAAATCAAAATCG AGTTCAAAAGGAAGCACACCAACTAGCTTGAAACGAAgtgggaggagaaagagaaatcctTGGCATTAG
- the LOC122068653 gene encoding protein unc-13 homolog has translation MSHFFKDRSLGESKRDMGGNGIILPVPDLPSPFGEFRGNLSDSEFRETAYEIFVSASRPSGGKPLTFIPQSEKNERSPSSSLLSYASSLSPSSTSPSLQRSLTSTAASNFKKALGLRSSKKSPGKESSPSKSKKPATVGELMRAQMGVSEQADSRIRRGLLRIAAGQVGRRIESMVLPLELLQQFKSSDFTDQQEYEAWQTRNLKVLEAGLLLHPHLPIGKSDTGSQRLRQIISGASERPIETGKNNESMQFLRSTVMSLACRSFDGSATDTCHWADGYPFNVRLYQMLLEACFDTNEGTTVIEEVDEVIELIKKTWVMLGMNQMLHNLCFCWVLFHRYITTGQVENDLLLAANNQLVEVTKDAKSTKDPVYSKVLSPTLSSILGWSEKRLLAYHDTFNRTNIESMENIVSLGVTSAKILVEDISHEYRRKRREEVDVARNRVDTYIRSSLRTAFAQRMEKADSSRRSNPLPVLCILAKDIGELAANEKEVFSPILKKFHPFAAGVAVATLHVCYGNELKQFVSGITELTPDAVQVLGAADKLEKDLVQIAVEDSVDSEDGGKAIIREMPPFEADTAIANLVKAWIKTRVDTMKAWVDSNLQKEVWNPRVNKENIAPSAVEVLRTVNENLDGFFQLPIPVHPALLPDLMTGMDRCLQHYITKAKSGCGTRNTFAPSMPALTRCTMGSKKSKKKEKSQGTQRRKSQVGTMNGDSSLGIPQLCVRINTLLHIWTELDVLENRIVTHLRNCASAHADDFANGLGKKFDLAAAACREGIQQLSEATAYKIIFHDLSHVLWDGLYVGEPASSRIEPLLTELEKNLGIIAETVHNRVRTLLITEVMKASFDGFSLVLLAGGPSRAFSQQDAQIIEDDFKSLKDLFWSNGDGLSSDVIEKSSKTVGDVLPLFRANSQSLIDNFKRRTLDTYGLSKSRFPLPPTSGQWDRDEPNTLLRVLCYRDDEAATKFLKKTYNLPKKL, from the exons ATGTCTCATTTCTTCAAAGATAGAAGTCTGGGAGAGTCTAAGCGAGATATGGGTGGTAACGGTATCATATTGCCAGTCCCAGATCTCCCTTCTCCGTTTGGCGAATTTCGTGGGAATTTATCTGATTCAGAGTTCCGAGAGACTGCTTATGAAATATTTGTCAGTGCTAGTCGACCTTCCGGTGGAAAGCCATTGACTTTCATTCCACAATCAGAGAAGAATGAGAGATCCCCGTCTTCATCGTTGCTATCTTATGCTTCTTCTCTTTCGCCTTCTTCTACTTCGCCTTCCTTGCAGAGATCACTCACTTCTACTGCTGCTAGTAATTTTAAGAAGGCATTGGGGTTGAGATCTTCGAAGAAGAGTCCAGGAAAGGAGAGTAGTCCGTCCAAGTCGAAGAAGCCCGCCACTGTTGGGGAGCTTATGAGGGCTCAGATGGGGGTTTCCGAGCAGGCCGATTCCAGGATTAGGAGGGGCTTGCTGAGAATTGCTGCAGGGCAG GTTGGAAGACGCATCGAGTCGATGGTTCTGCCATTGGAGCTATTGCAACAGTTCAAATCTTCAGATTTTACTGATCAGCAAGAATATGAAGCCTGGCAGACAAGAAATCTGAAGGTTCTTGAGGCTGGACTGCTCCTACATCCTCATCTGCCTATAGGCAAGTCTGATACAGGATCCCAACGGCTTCGACAGATAATTTCTGGTGCTTCAGAGAGACCCATAGAAACAGGGAAGAACAATGAATCGATGCAATTCCTCCGAAGCACTGTAATGTCTCTTGCTTGCAGATCATTTGATGGTTCTGCCACAGACACATGCCACTGGGCAGATGGGTATCCATTTAATGTTCGACTCTACCAAATGCTTTTAGAAGCTTGTTTTGATACTAACGAAGGAACAACTGTTATTGAGGAGGTTGATGAGGTTATAGAACTTATAAAGAAGACATGGGTGATGCTTGGAATGAATCAGATGCTACATAACCTTTGCTTTTGTTGGGTTTTGTTTCACCGTTATATTACAACTGGCCAAGTAGAAAATGACCTACTACTTGCTGCCAATAATCAGTTAGTAGAAGTCACCAAAGATGCAAAGTCAACGAAAGATCCAGTGTACTCAAAGGTCTTGAGTCCGACATTGAGTTCAATACTGGGGTGGTCAGAAAAAAGGCTTCTTGCTTACCATGACACATTCAACCGCACTAATATTGAGTCCATGGAGAATATTGTTTCTTTAGGGGTAACTTCAGCCAAGATCCTAGTGGAAGACATCTCTCATGAATACCgcaggaaaagaagagaagaagttgaTGTGGCTCGCAACAGGGTTGACACTTACATTAGATCTTCTCTGCGCACAGCTTTTGCCCAG AGAATGGAGAAGGCAGACTCAAGCAGGAGGTCCAATCCTCTTCCTGTCCTTTGCATCCTTGCAAAGGACATTGGTGAGCTTGCAGCTAATGAGAAGGAGGTGTTTAGTCCCATATTGAAGAAATTTCATCCTTTTGCGGCAGGTGTTGCTGTCGCCACTCTTCATGTTTGCTATGGGAATGAGCTGAAGCAATTTGTTTCGGGTATAACAGAGCTCACACCCGATGCCGTACAAGTGTTGGGAGCCGCAGACAAGTTGGAGAAAGATCTTGTGCAGATTGCTGTTGAAGATTCTGTAGACAGTGAAGATGGTGGCAAGGCAATAATCCGTGAGATGCCTCCTTTTGAGGCTGATACTGCAATTGCCAATCTTGTGAAGGCATGGATCAAAACAAGAGTGGACACAATGAAGGCATGGGTGGACAGTAATCTGCAGAAAGAG GTATGGAACCCAAGAGTGAACAAAGAAAATATAGCTCCTTCCGCTGTTGAAGTCCTACGAACTGTGAACGAGAATTTGGATGGATTTTTTCAGTTGCCAATTCCCGTGCATCCAGCTTTACTTCCTGACTTGATGACAGGCATGGACAGATGTCTTCAGCACTACATAACCAAGGCAAAATCTGGCTGTG GGACGCGGAATACCTTTGCCCCCAGTATGCCAGCTTTAACTCGATGTACGATGGGATCAAAAAAgtcaaagaagaaagagaagtcaCAAGGCACTCAGAGGAGGAAATCTCAGGTTGGGACGATGAATGGGGACAGCTCCCTTGGAATACCACAGCTGTGTGTCCGTATTAATACTTTGCTGCACATCTGGACAGAATTGGATGTCTTGGAGAATCGAATAGTAACTCATCTAAGGAATTGTGCATCTGCTCATGCAGATGATTTTGCAAACGGGTTGGGGAAGAAGTTTGACTTGGCAGCAGCTGCTTGTCGTGAAGgaatccaacaactttctgaggCAACGGCTTACAAAATTATCTTCCATGATTTAAGCCATGTTCTATGGGATGGTTTATATGTTGGGGAACCAGCATCTTCACGGATTGAACCTCTGCTTACAGAGCTCGAGAAGAACTTAGGAATCATAGCAGAAACAGTTCATAACAGAGTTCGTACCCTTTTGATTACTGAGGTCATGAAAGCTTCATTTGATGGATTCTCGTTGGTGCTTCTTGCTGGGGGCCCGTCACGTGCTTTCTCACAGCAAGATGCTCAAATAATAGAGGACGATTTCAAATCACTAAAAGATCTGTTTTGGTCCAATGGGGATGGGTTGTCTTCTGATGTAATAGAGAAGTCCTCAAAAACTGTTGGGGATGTCCTCCCCTTATTCCGTGCGAATTCCCAAAGCCTCATTGACAATTTTAAGCGCAGGACCTTGGATACCTATGGTCTTTCCAAATCCAGGTTCCCATTACCTCCGACTTCAGGGCAGTGGGATCGAGATGAACCAAATACACTCCTACGCGTTTTGTGTTACAGAGATGATGAAGCAGCTACGAAGTTTCTTAAGAAGACCTACAATTTGCCAAAGAAACTGTGA